DNA sequence from the Parascardovia denticolens DSM 10105 = JCM 12538 genome:
TTGGGATCATAGCCTCCGATGACTTCCTGCAAGAGGGCCGCGTCCATGACCGTGCGGGTCACAGGACCGATCTGGTCCAAAGAAGAGGCCATGGCGATGGCTCCGAAACGGGAGACCCCGCCATAAGTGGGCTTGACTCCCACGGTTCCGGTCAAGGCGCCCGGCTGGCGGATGGAACCGCCGGTATCGGTCCCCAAGGCGAGAGGGGCTTCGAAAGCGCCGACAGCGGCGGCCGAACCACCGCCGGAGCCGCCGGGGACCCTGTCCGTATCCCACGGATTCTTGGTCGGGCCGAAAGCCGAATACTCAGTGGAAGACCCTTGGGCGAATTCATCCAAATTGGTCTTGCCCAAGATCGGCATGCCGGCCTTCTTCAGCTTCTCGATGACGGTGGCGTCGTAAGGGGGCACCCAACCTTTGAGGATCTTGGAGGCGGCGGTGGTCTCAATGCCTTGGGTGACGATCATGTCCTTGATGGCGATGGGGACGCCGGTCAAAGGGGCCAGGTCCTCCCCAGCCGCGCGACGCTTGTCGGCGGCGTCAGCCTGCCCATAGGCCTGCTCCTTGCTGACCGTGAGGAAGGCGTGAATATCGCCTTCGGCGGCTTCGATCACATCGAAATGAGCGTCGACCAGTTCCCGGGAAGACACTTCGCCCGCAGCCAGTTTGTCCGCCATCTGGCTGGCGGAAAGCTGGACCAATTCCTTACGCTCTTGTGCGCTGAAAGTCATATCTTTTCCATTCCTTCCCGGTTAATCCGCCAAAATCTGGGGAGCGACAAACATGCCGTCTTCCTTGGCCGGGGCGCCGGACAGGGCCTGATCCTGGGTCAAAGGCTTCGCAGGCTCATCGGGACGCAAATAAGCTTCCAAAGGGACCGGGTTCGCGGTAGGGGGAACGTCTTCGGAAGCCACCTCCTGCACCTTGGCGATGGAATCGGAAATGACGTTCAATTCGCCTTGGAGGCGTTCCGCTTCTTTGTCGGAGAGAGCGATGCGGGAAAGGTCCGCCAGATGCTCAATCTCCTGTCGTGTGAATCTAGGCATAGACCCCACTATAGAAGTTCAGCCTGACTTGCTCACATCATAGCAGTAGTCGCATCGGGACATCAGCCTGTCGTCATGCGTGGCGATGAAAACGATGCCTCCACGACGCGCGTGATCGACCAAGAGATCCGTCACCAGTCCCCGATTCGCCGCGTCCAAAGAGGCGGTCGGCTCATCGGCGAAAATAATCTCCGCCCTCTTCCACAAGGCGCGAGCGATCCCCAACCTCTGTTTCTCTCCCCCGGAAAGAACGGCGGCTTTATCCCTCAAACGCCCTTCCAAATGGACCATCCGCAGAATCTCATTGATCCTTTTATCTTGATTCTCTCTTTTCTTCGCGGAAACCTGGAACTTCCACGGCTGATGGGTCAAAGTGATGTTGAATTCCACGGTCTCGTCTTCGATGATTCCATAATCTTGATAAATGAAAGCGCAGTCATTTTTCCATAATTTCCTCCGGGAGCCATCGGTCATCCTGGTGGCGTCCCGACCGTCGAAGCTTATGCTTCCCGAGCTGGGGTCAATGAGCCGCCCGATGATGTTCAGCAAAGTCGTTTTGCCACAGCCAGAAGGCCCGATCAGCCCCACCACCTCCCCCGCGGAGGCCTTGAAGGACACGTCATGGAAAAGCAGCCTTGGCCCCACTCTGTATCCGATATTTTGCAAAGTTATCTCTTTGATGTCCATGAAAGTCCGACCTTTCTATCCTATTCACGGTGAATCATAGCCGCAAAAGCCTGCCGCGCATGGAAAAACGCGAAACCGCATTCCAATCCGATGAAAGCCAATAAAATCATCACGACCGTCAAAACGGGGTGAGAGACAGCCTGCCACTCGTGGGCGAAAAGAAGCTGGGAAAGGGTGAGGCTCCCCGCGATGATGAAGACTGCTTGCAGGAGATAGGAGGAGATGATGCTCAAGTATGGCTCCCCGGACGTATGTCTGACGAATATCCATCGACGCTTGCGGATCATCCATAGCCTGCTGGATATGGCCGCGCAGAGTATGATCGCCATGCAAGCAGTGATGACGAGAATGAAGTCAAGGTAGACTTCATATTCCATGATCTGAGAAGCCAGAACGGCGTCATCGACAATGGAATTGATGGCGTAAACAGCCTGCTGAGCGTTCTCTTGATGCAGGGCCTCTTCGACACCATCAGGCTGCGTGAAGAAAAGATTACCCGTCGTCATGGCCGGATAAAGGAATTGATCGGGATTGAGCGCCTTCAAATCCTTCACCAGGATGATCAAAGGCTTGTGGACCAAGGAGAAAGTTCCGACTCCGCCGGTCGCTAGGAGGACCGGGATGGAAGCATGAGATCCCTGACAGGGGGAATAAAGCATGTCGGTCATGGACTTGGTGGAACCCTTCGCAAGCCAGAGATCATCGTATTGTCGGATTTTCCCAGCCAGAGCGGGGTCGATCATCGAAGGCTGAACCTTGCACAATGACTTTTCCTGAATATGGAGACTGGTCAAAAAGGTCGGATTCATTACGGCGATGCTGTCATAAGGAGCCATAAGACCTGCGTCTATAGTCCCGCGGCTGTTCTGCGCGATGCTATTCGCAGCGGAATAAGACAAAGCGGCTTGCCGCTTGCCTTCCATCCGATAGGCCACACGGACGAGTTTCCGAGCATACGAATCCTCCGTTTTCTCGGAAGGGTCAATCTGGAGGTTCACCGCATGGGATATCTGTCTCCAGCGCGACACGGACCCAAGC
Encoded proteins:
- the gatC gene encoding Asp-tRNA(Asn)/Glu-tRNA(Gln) amidotransferase subunit GatC, with product MPRFTRQEIEHLADLSRIALSDKEAERLQGELNVISDSIAKVQEVASEDVPPTANPVPLEAYLRPDEPAKPLTQDQALSGAPAKEDGMFVAPQILAD
- a CDS encoding ABC transporter ATP-binding protein, which encodes MGPRLLFHDVSFKASAGEVVGLIGPSGCGKTTLLNIIGRLIDPSSGSISFDGRDATRMTDGSRRKLWKNDCAFIYQDYGIIEDETVEFNITLTHQPWKFQVSAKKRENQDKRINEILRMVHLEGRLRDKAAVLSGGEKQRLGIARALWKRAEIIFADEPTASLDAANRGLVTDLLVDHARRGGIVFIATHDDRLMSRCDYCYDVSKSG